Proteins co-encoded in one Quercus robur chromosome 8, dhQueRobu3.1, whole genome shotgun sequence genomic window:
- the LOC126695266 gene encoding E3 ubiquitin-protein ligase COP1 isoform X2 codes for MEEVSTGAVVPAVVKPSPDTPKRSPSPAAAAAAAVLTRAEKEAGVEQWDELDKDFLCPICMQMIKDAFLTACGHSFCYMCIVTHLRHKSDCPCCSQPLTIQNLFPNFLLDKLLKKASAQQISKTASPVEHLRHSLQQGCEVSIKELDTLLLLLTEKKRKMEQEEAERNMQILMTFLHCLRKQKVDELNEVQTDLQFIKEDVTAVERHRMELYRTRDRYSVKLRMLGDDSSVRKPWPSSIDKNTSELSSGSLNARKGLATWNLQNKKVDGKSHVISHGLQKKDALSGSDSQFINQSSSSVARKKRVHAQFNDLQECYLQKRRQLANKPHNQLEKDKSIIPREGYNAGLADFQSVLSTFTQYSRLRVIAELRNGDLFHSANIVSSIEFDRDDELFATAGVSRCIKVFDFSTMSTRSKLSCLSWNNFDKNYIASSDYEGIVTVWDVNTRQSVMEYEEHEKRAWSVDFSRTEPSMLVSGSDDYKVKVWCTKHEASVLNIDMKANICCVKYNPGSSNYIAVGSADHQIHYYDLRNISHPVHVFSGHRKAVSYVKFLSNNELASASTDSTLRLWDVKENLPVRTFRGHTNEKNFVGLTVNSEYIACGSETNEVFVYHKEISRPVTRHRFGSPDLDDADDDMASYFISAVCWKSDSPTMLTANSQGTIKVLVLVA; via the exons ATGGAGGAAGTTTCAACGGGGGCTGTAGTCCCCGCGGTGGTGAAGCCATCTCCGGACACACCAAAGCGATCGCCATCCCCAGccgcggcggcggcggcggcagTATTAACTCGTGCTGAAAAAGAAGCCGGCGTTGAACAGTGGGACGAGCTGGACAAGGATTTTCTGTGTCCGATATGCATGCAGATGATCAAAGACGCGTTTCTCACAGCTTGCGGCCACAGCTTCTGCTACATGTGCATCGTCACCCATCTTCGCCACAAGAGCGATTGCCCTTGCTGTTCACAGCCCCTCACCATCCAAAACTTGTTCCCCAACTTCTTGCTCGACAAG CTACTGAAGAAGGCTTCTGCTCAACAAATATCAAAAACTGCTTCTCCTGTGGAACATCTTCGTCATTCATTACAACAG GGTTGTGAAGTATCAATTAAGGAGCTAGACACCCTCTTATTGCTCCttacagagaagaagagaaaaatggaaCAAGAAGAAGCCGAGAGAAATATGCAAATACTGATGACCTTCTTGCACTGTTTAAGGAAGCAAAAAGTTGATGAGCTGAATGAG gTACAAACTGATCTCCAGTTTATTAAAGAAGACGTAACTGCTGTAGAGAGACATAGAATGGAGTTGTATCGTACAAGGGACAGGTATTCTGTGAAACTGCGTATGCTTGGAGATGATTCTAGTGTGAGAAAACCGTGGCCATCATCAATAGATAAGAACACCAGTGAGCTTAGCTCTGGTTCACTAAATGCACGTAAGGGGTTGGCTACATGGAATCTTCAAAATAAGAAAGTAGACGGAAAGTCTCATGTAATCTCTCACGGACTACAGAAAAAGGATGCTTTAAGTGGATCAGACTCACAGTTCATCAACCAATCCAGTTCATCTGTAGCAAGAAAAAAGCGGGTCCATGCACAG TTCAATGACCTACAAGAGTGTTACCTACAAAAGCGACGTCAATTGGCAAACAAACCACATAACCAGCTAGAAAAGGATAAAAGTATTATACCGAGAGAGGGTTATAACGCTGGCCTTGCAGATTTCCAATCAGTGTTGTCTACCTTCACTCAGTACAG TCGATTGAGGGTCATAGCTGAACTTAGGAATGGGGATCTATTCCACTCAGCCAATATAGTATCAAG CATTGAATTTGACCGTGATGATGAGTTGTTTGCTACCGCTGGAGTTTCTCGGTGCATAAAAGTTTTTGACTTCTCCACG ATGTCAACACGTTCAAAACTAAGTTGCTTGAGTTGGAACAACTTTGATAAGAACTACATTGCTAGTAGCGATTATGAGGGAATTGTGACGGTTTGGGATGTAAATACTCGGCAG AGTGTGATGGAGTATGAAGAGCATGAAAAACGTGCATGGAGTGTTGATTTTTCACGTACAGAACCATCAATGCTTGTATCTGGTAGTGATGATTATAAG GTCAAAGTTTGGTGCACAAAGCATGAAGCTAGCGTTCTTAATATTGATATGAAAGCAAATATATGCTGTGTCAAATATAATCCTGGATCTAGCAATTACATTGCG GTTGGTTCAGCAGATCATCAAATCCACTATTATGATTTAAGAAACATCAGTCATCCAGTCCATGTATTCAGTGGGCACAGGAAAGCTGTTTCATATGTGAAATTCTTATCAAACAATGAGCTTGCTTCTGCTTCTACAGACAGCACATTACGGTTATGGGATGTGAAGGAAAATTTGCCA GTTCGTACCTTTAGAGGACACACAAATGAGAAAAACTTTGTTGGCCTTACAGTAAATAGCGAATACATTGCATGTGGCAGTGAGACAAATGAAGTATTTGTCTACCATAAG GAAATCTCCAGGCCTGTGACTCGGCATAGATTTGGTTCTCCCGATTTGGATGATGCAGATGATGATATGGCATCTTATTTTATTAGTGCTGTATGCTGGAAGAGCGATAGCCCTACCATGCTAACTGCTAATAGTCAGGGCACGATTAAGGTGTTAGTTCTTGTGGCTTGA
- the LOC126695266 gene encoding E3 ubiquitin-protein ligase COP1 isoform X1, with protein MEEVSTGAVVPAVVKPSPDTPKRSPSPAAAAAAAVLTRAEKEAGVEQWDELDKDFLCPICMQMIKDAFLTACGHSFCYMCIVTHLRHKSDCPCCSQPLTIQNLFPNFLLDKLLKKASAQQISKTASPVEHLRHSLQQGCEVSIKELDTLLLLLTEKKRKMEQEEAERNMQILMTFLHCLRKQKVDELNEVQTDLQFIKEDVTAVERHRMELYRTRDRYSVKLRMLGDDSSVRKPWPSSIDKNTSELSSGSLNARKGLATWNLQNKKVDGKSHVISHGLQKKDALSGSDSQFINQSSSSVARKKRVHAQFNDLQECYLQKRRQLANKPHNQLEKDKSIIPREGYNAGLADFQSVLSTFTQYSRLRVIAELRNGDLFHSANIVSSIEFDRDDELFATAGVSRCIKVFDFSTVVNEPTNMHYPVVEMSTRSKLSCLSWNNFDKNYIASSDYEGIVTVWDVNTRQSVMEYEEHEKRAWSVDFSRTEPSMLVSGSDDYKVKVWCTKHEASVLNIDMKANICCVKYNPGSSNYIAVGSADHQIHYYDLRNISHPVHVFSGHRKAVSYVKFLSNNELASASTDSTLRLWDVKENLPVRTFRGHTNEKNFVGLTVNSEYIACGSETNEVFVYHKEISRPVTRHRFGSPDLDDADDDMASYFISAVCWKSDSPTMLTANSQGTIKVLVLVA; from the exons ATGGAGGAAGTTTCAACGGGGGCTGTAGTCCCCGCGGTGGTGAAGCCATCTCCGGACACACCAAAGCGATCGCCATCCCCAGccgcggcggcggcggcggcagTATTAACTCGTGCTGAAAAAGAAGCCGGCGTTGAACAGTGGGACGAGCTGGACAAGGATTTTCTGTGTCCGATATGCATGCAGATGATCAAAGACGCGTTTCTCACAGCTTGCGGCCACAGCTTCTGCTACATGTGCATCGTCACCCATCTTCGCCACAAGAGCGATTGCCCTTGCTGTTCACAGCCCCTCACCATCCAAAACTTGTTCCCCAACTTCTTGCTCGACAAG CTACTGAAGAAGGCTTCTGCTCAACAAATATCAAAAACTGCTTCTCCTGTGGAACATCTTCGTCATTCATTACAACAG GGTTGTGAAGTATCAATTAAGGAGCTAGACACCCTCTTATTGCTCCttacagagaagaagagaaaaatggaaCAAGAAGAAGCCGAGAGAAATATGCAAATACTGATGACCTTCTTGCACTGTTTAAGGAAGCAAAAAGTTGATGAGCTGAATGAG gTACAAACTGATCTCCAGTTTATTAAAGAAGACGTAACTGCTGTAGAGAGACATAGAATGGAGTTGTATCGTACAAGGGACAGGTATTCTGTGAAACTGCGTATGCTTGGAGATGATTCTAGTGTGAGAAAACCGTGGCCATCATCAATAGATAAGAACACCAGTGAGCTTAGCTCTGGTTCACTAAATGCACGTAAGGGGTTGGCTACATGGAATCTTCAAAATAAGAAAGTAGACGGAAAGTCTCATGTAATCTCTCACGGACTACAGAAAAAGGATGCTTTAAGTGGATCAGACTCACAGTTCATCAACCAATCCAGTTCATCTGTAGCAAGAAAAAAGCGGGTCCATGCACAG TTCAATGACCTACAAGAGTGTTACCTACAAAAGCGACGTCAATTGGCAAACAAACCACATAACCAGCTAGAAAAGGATAAAAGTATTATACCGAGAGAGGGTTATAACGCTGGCCTTGCAGATTTCCAATCAGTGTTGTCTACCTTCACTCAGTACAG TCGATTGAGGGTCATAGCTGAACTTAGGAATGGGGATCTATTCCACTCAGCCAATATAGTATCAAG CATTGAATTTGACCGTGATGATGAGTTGTTTGCTACCGCTGGAGTTTCTCGGTGCATAAAAGTTTTTGACTTCTCCACG GTTGTGAATGAACCTACTAATATGCACTATCCTGTTGTGGAGATGTCAACACGTTCAAAACTAAGTTGCTTGAGTTGGAACAACTTTGATAAGAACTACATTGCTAGTAGCGATTATGAGGGAATTGTGACGGTTTGGGATGTAAATACTCGGCAG AGTGTGATGGAGTATGAAGAGCATGAAAAACGTGCATGGAGTGTTGATTTTTCACGTACAGAACCATCAATGCTTGTATCTGGTAGTGATGATTATAAG GTCAAAGTTTGGTGCACAAAGCATGAAGCTAGCGTTCTTAATATTGATATGAAAGCAAATATATGCTGTGTCAAATATAATCCTGGATCTAGCAATTACATTGCG GTTGGTTCAGCAGATCATCAAATCCACTATTATGATTTAAGAAACATCAGTCATCCAGTCCATGTATTCAGTGGGCACAGGAAAGCTGTTTCATATGTGAAATTCTTATCAAACAATGAGCTTGCTTCTGCTTCTACAGACAGCACATTACGGTTATGGGATGTGAAGGAAAATTTGCCA GTTCGTACCTTTAGAGGACACACAAATGAGAAAAACTTTGTTGGCCTTACAGTAAATAGCGAATACATTGCATGTGGCAGTGAGACAAATGAAGTATTTGTCTACCATAAG GAAATCTCCAGGCCTGTGACTCGGCATAGATTTGGTTCTCCCGATTTGGATGATGCAGATGATGATATGGCATCTTATTTTATTAGTGCTGTATGCTGGAAGAGCGATAGCCCTACCATGCTAACTGCTAATAGTCAGGGCACGATTAAGGTGTTAGTTCTTGTGGCTTGA